CCGCCGCCATCTGGACGGCGAATGCCGGTCCGCCGAGGGCGTACGCCTGATCGCGGACGCCCCGTTCCGCTGGATCGCCCCGCAAGTCCTGCGGCCCGGCGACCCGGCACCGCCCTCCGGCCGGCTGCTGCTGTGGACGGACACCTTCGTCCGCTTTCCCCGAATCACCGTCCGGCAGGACTCCGGGACCGTCACCACCCGCCGGCTCCCCTGGCCGGCCGCCCCCGGCCGCGCCTTCCGGATACCGTCGGCCCTGCTGGACGGCGTCTCGCCCGCGGGCGGCCCGGTGCACATCGGGGTGCGGTAACCGCCCGGCGGCGGCAGTCGGCCCGGTTCGCGGCCGGGCGTGGCAGGGTACACGTCGCCCCGGGGCCGATGGACACCCCTTCTTCTTCTACCCGGCCGAGGACGCCGACTCGATCCCCTACCACAAGTCCTCGGCGATGAACGGCGAGCTCACGAGGATCGAGGACATCGTCCTGGTCTCGTGCTCTAGAAGAGCGAGCTGTCGCCGCCCAGTCGGACCGCCTCGTAGTACGCCTCGGCCGCGTTGAGGCAGGTGAGGCGGGAGAGACGGGAGCCGTCCCGGTCGTCGCAGATGCGGCGCGTCTCGGTGCGGAAGCGGCCGTCGATCCAGTTCTCGGTTTCGCGGGTGGGGCTCAGCTTCCGCTCGTGCTTGCCGCCGTAGTTGCGGTAACCGAAGTCGTGGAGCGCACACGCGGGACGGAACACCTCGCGGTACGGGGCGTAGCCGGTGGGGACGGAGCAGCCGTCGGCCGTCCAGTTGAGGGGGGCGTGCGGGGTTTCGGCGAATTCCCCGTAGGTGAGGTTCATGAGGGCGTCGGCCTGCTCGCACGGCGTCGGCGCTGCTGCGGGAGCGGAATCGGTGCCGGCGGCGGCCCGGGCT
The Streptomyces sp. CNQ-509 DNA segment above includes these coding regions:
- a CDS encoding phospholipase A2, whose protein sequence is MNLTYGEFAETPHAPLNWTADGCSVPTGYAPYREVFRPACALHDFGYRNYGGKHERKLSPTRETENWIDGRFRTETRRICDDRDGSRLSRLTCLNAAEAYYEAVRLGGDSSLF